One Luteibacter aegosomaticola genomic window carries:
- a CDS encoding RHS repeat domain-containing protein — MSANDKERLMKSLHVAAVGTVVGLSALAIAIAARHPVAIRTVLAGPFATDRLSDEAQVALGDGRTLTLGGGVLTLGDKHIALTTPRHFASLTAMPTGQVLIWGGVDGEGRLVETGEWFEPSTGALVTSGRLGLPVRAAHTLSVLSDGSLAMTGGWGPGNVPAHEVAVWRPLDRSLEVKPGDTAHARLGGEAVLLADGTLKVTGGIDEVGRPVHDAWQFGTPERHDAGTPGIAASYPLKDARSASPIGPLALRFDEPIDAAQLNGTVSLLGPNGVVKTRVVGAENGRLAFIQLPDELYPSARYTIFVQGLHTAGGKPVPYEAIGFTTRAARNGVVLAGEGKRPGTDVAKPTEPAVYVMAGEGKAKPCKPGDAFHLCRDKGEVKDGAFYPGQDNVATASGGHWRLYKDRQSLPDTKQLEANLPKGATALIGQVRRIDDTPVANVAITIGEQTVQTDARGVFVLQNLQSGRRELFVDGGPAGKPGTEYGRFIVGADIAAATVNHMPFVMYLPRVLERDKIPLPSPTTRETVLTHPDMPGLELRIPAGAVFKDRNGKVLNEIAIVPTPVDHAPFPLPDNFPMYFTIQPGDAVVQGMTPEAAKGIQVVYPNYGKQKPADKADFWVYSAEKGWEMYGAGHVSSDASQLVADSNTRLVWALGAGASVNPERPHNDGKLCNQNRSQPIDVESGLFYHEWEDLSVNDSAPISVHRTHSGLQDSYAMFGWGSGTSSDMTLSSANGFDTPTIVMPCSQPIRFRLTSGQAVWPLVGTIWTHEDTDSIFYKARLEFVNDSTPEGAHWVMTLLNGTRYLFDRHAPNRIVGISDRYGNTIRYLYNAGLLDRVISPHGRSLKYAFNEHNVVESVTDDTSRKVTYEYRYIRDGVTGWNGSVLSRVNYPDGTSESYTYKKSLYQGVASDGWLMETMTDRRGITWVTNEYDGENRVIKQVLADGTSYSFLYAIDTGGVRTTTVTDPAGHKERFEFDPESRYTRKVTRAYGTPHEQTVSFVRAGNGMALSRTDPAGRVTNLDRDASGNVTTMTIMANGDSPRKFRFVYTDDFGLLASVTDPLGHTTKYMYENGCRTGATDAMERHVIATCDGEGNMTSMTDADGSSYSFVYNAGELVRTIDPNGRSTEYVYDSIGRRVSTTDAKGAVATVSYDSNSRPVSRTDGLGGLYSYVYDGNGNLDSVTLPGGNKIRYTWDGMNRVIARDDAIGGHETWSYYPGGTLKTWVDRNGQVTTYDYDELDRPTMQTFADGSGVGTSYDSANRAIEFTSTDGQSIIREYDDFDELMVERTSDGSVSYEYDSSGKRVAMTPDAGMRTEYSYDGVGQVTRISMGATAFAFDYDAAGRRSDIRYSNGITKHLDRDALGNVTLVRYLGRDEALIRSIAYTYDEAGLRSSRTDSDASSLADDPQDFAYQQGGRLDEAKGRKRAYDANGNTVGIGSAHYDWNSRDQLVAVSDGDQSATFTYDPVGRRHSKTVNGRTTTYLYDGYMEVVQKHDGDSTQLLNGVDIDERLGLLDQGAFDYFLTDLQGSVLEEVNESGASVSKHTYGAYGTTVSTGMDTGNRFLYAGRELDMPGLYFYRARYYDTSSSRFLSEDPIGLSGGSNPYAYVLGNPISLIDPLGESADGTIACDGNGGFMIIGDLRGPKGECIRLHEQRHIDDYHSWYPRLCKNMEYGEMVGPYVTEQAKNPPKNTPQYPMQESECHAYRVSYKCDSQCPGSEKEVARDLKWLAYYKCDAWHW, encoded by the coding sequence ATGAGTGCGAACGATAAGGAACGTCTGATGAAATCATTGCATGTGGCGGCGGTAGGTACTGTTGTCGGCCTGTCAGCGCTGGCGATAGCCATTGCCGCACGGCATCCCGTGGCTATCCGGACCGTGCTTGCCGGGCCGTTCGCCACCGACCGGTTGTCGGATGAGGCGCAGGTCGCCTTGGGGGATGGCCGGACGCTCACTCTGGGTGGCGGCGTGCTTACGCTCGGTGACAAGCACATCGCGCTGACGACTCCTCGCCACTTTGCGTCGCTTACCGCCATGCCCACGGGCCAGGTGCTGATCTGGGGCGGTGTGGATGGCGAGGGTCGTCTGGTTGAGACGGGCGAGTGGTTCGAGCCATCGACTGGTGCGCTGGTGACCAGTGGCCGGCTAGGCCTGCCGGTGCGTGCCGCGCATACGTTGAGCGTGTTGTCGGATGGCTCACTCGCGATGACGGGCGGTTGGGGTCCGGGTAACGTGCCTGCGCACGAGGTCGCCGTGTGGCGCCCGCTGGACCGCAGCCTTGAGGTGAAGCCGGGCGACACGGCCCATGCGCGCCTCGGTGGTGAAGCGGTGTTGCTGGCCGACGGTACGTTGAAGGTCACGGGTGGTATCGACGAAGTGGGCCGCCCGGTCCACGACGCGTGGCAGTTCGGTACGCCCGAGCGCCATGATGCGGGTACGCCCGGTATCGCCGCGTCCTATCCGCTCAAGGACGCGCGTAGCGCCTCGCCCATCGGTCCGCTCGCCTTGCGTTTCGACGAGCCGATCGATGCCGCCCAGCTCAACGGTACAGTCTCCCTGCTCGGTCCCAACGGCGTGGTGAAGACCCGCGTAGTCGGTGCCGAGAACGGCCGCCTTGCCTTCATCCAGTTGCCCGACGAGCTGTACCCGTCGGCCCGCTACACCATCTTCGTCCAGGGCCTGCACACCGCGGGCGGCAAGCCTGTGCCCTATGAGGCGATTGGCTTCACGACCCGCGCTGCACGCAATGGCGTGGTACTGGCCGGTGAAGGCAAGCGCCCCGGCACCGACGTAGCGAAGCCCACCGAGCCGGCGGTTTACGTCATGGCCGGTGAAGGCAAAGCCAAGCCCTGCAAGCCGGGCGATGCGTTCCACCTGTGCCGTGACAAGGGCGAGGTGAAGGACGGTGCGTTCTACCCGGGCCAGGACAACGTGGCGACGGCCTCGGGTGGCCATTGGCGTTTGTACAAGGATCGTCAGAGCCTGCCCGATACGAAGCAGCTGGAAGCGAACCTGCCCAAGGGCGCCACGGCGCTGATCGGCCAGGTACGCCGGATCGACGACACGCCTGTTGCGAACGTCGCCATCACCATCGGTGAGCAGACCGTCCAGACCGACGCCCGCGGCGTATTCGTGTTGCAGAACCTGCAGTCCGGCCGCCGCGAGCTGTTCGTCGACGGCGGCCCGGCCGGCAAGCCCGGTACCGAGTACGGCCGCTTCATCGTGGGCGCGGACATCGCTGCGGCGACCGTGAATCACATGCCGTTCGTGATGTACCTGCCGCGCGTGCTTGAGCGCGACAAGATCCCGCTGCCGTCGCCGACCACGCGCGAAACGGTGCTCACCCACCCGGACATGCCGGGCCTGGAGCTTCGCATCCCGGCCGGCGCGGTGTTCAAGGACCGCAACGGCAAGGTGCTCAACGAGATCGCGATCGTGCCCACGCCAGTGGATCACGCACCGTTCCCGCTACCCGACAACTTCCCGATGTACTTCACCATCCAGCCAGGCGATGCGGTGGTGCAGGGCATGACACCGGAGGCGGCGAAGGGTATCCAGGTTGTCTATCCGAACTACGGCAAGCAGAAGCCGGCGGACAAGGCGGATTTTTGGGTGTACTCGGCCGAAAAGGGTTGGGAGATGTATGGGGCGGGGCATGTCTCCAGCGACGCTAGCCAGCTGGTGGCGGACTCCAATACGAGATTGGTTTGGGCGCTCGGCGCAGGAGCTTCGGTAAATCCCGAGCGTCCGCACAACGATGGAAAACTATGCAACCAAAATCGGTCCCAGCCAATTGACGTCGAATCGGGTCTTTTCTATCACGAGTGGGAAGATCTCTCTGTCAACGACTCGGCGCCAATCAGTGTGCATCGTACCCATAGTGGGTTGCAGGATTCATACGCCATGTTCGGGTGGGGGAGTGGCACTTCCTCCGACATGACGTTATCAAGCGCAAACGGCTTCGATACGCCGACGATCGTAATGCCATGCTCGCAACCGATTCGGTTTCGTCTTACCAGTGGGCAGGCAGTGTGGCCGCTTGTAGGAACCATTTGGACGCATGAAGATACAGATTCCATTTTCTACAAAGCGCGACTTGAGTTCGTAAATGACTCAACCCCTGAGGGGGCGCACTGGGTTATGACACTGCTGAACGGAACGCGATATCTGTTTGATAGACACGCTCCGAATCGGATAGTTGGGATATCGGATCGTTATGGCAACACTATCCGTTATCTGTACAACGCTGGCCTGTTGGACCGCGTTATCTCGCCTCACGGACGCTCCTTAAAGTACGCGTTCAATGAGCACAACGTGGTTGAATCGGTAACCGACGATACGTCCAGAAAGGTTACATACGAATACCGGTACATCCGAGACGGCGTGACGGGATGGAATGGATCCGTTCTGAGTCGGGTTAATTATCCTGACGGAACGAGCGAATCCTATACCTACAAGAAGTCACTGTATCAGGGCGTGGCCTCTGATGGTTGGCTTATGGAAACGATGACGGACCGACGGGGCATCACATGGGTCACTAACGAGTACGATGGCGAAAATCGTGTCATCAAACAGGTGCTCGCCGACGGTACCAGCTACTCATTCCTATACGCGATCGATACGGGTGGAGTGCGGACAACGACAGTAACTGATCCCGCCGGCCACAAGGAGAGATTTGAGTTCGACCCGGAAAGCAGGTACACGAGGAAGGTGACGCGAGCTTATGGAACCCCGCATGAGCAAACGGTGTCATTCGTGCGCGCCGGGAACGGAATGGCGCTTTCAAGGACCGACCCTGCCGGAAGGGTCACGAATCTGGATCGTGATGCCAGCGGGAACGTCACTACGATGACGATCATGGCAAACGGCGATAGTCCGCGGAAATTCAGATTTGTATACACAGACGACTTTGGCCTGTTAGCGTCGGTCACGGATCCCCTCGGTCACACGACCAAGTACATGTACGAGAATGGTTGTCGTACGGGTGCCACGGATGCCATGGAGAGGCACGTCATTGCGACATGTGATGGCGAGGGCAATATGACGTCCATGACGGATGCAGATGGCTCGTCGTATTCGTTTGTCTACAACGCTGGCGAACTGGTCCGGACCATCGATCCAAACGGTAGGTCGACAGAGTATGTATATGACAGCATTGGCCGCCGGGTTTCGACGACAGACGCAAAAGGCGCGGTTGCGACGGTGTCTTACGATTCCAATTCCCGTCCCGTTTCGAGGACGGACGGTCTTGGTGGGCTATATAGCTACGTCTACGATGGAAATGGAAACCTTGATTCAGTGACGCTGCCGGGCGGAAACAAGATTCGCTACACATGGGATGGTATGAACCGGGTGATAGCCCGAGACGATGCGATAGGTGGTCACGAGACCTGGAGCTACTACCCAGGCGGAACCTTGAAGACCTGGGTGGACCGAAATGGACAGGTGACAACCTATGACTATGACGAGTTGGACCGCCCAACGATGCAGACGTTTGCAGACGGCTCAGGAGTCGGAACCAGCTATGACAGCGCAAATCGCGCGATCGAGTTCACGTCGACCGATGGGCAAAGCATCATCCGCGAGTACGACGATTTTGACGAATTGATGGTTGAGAGGACGTCCGATGGGTCGGTATCTTACGAATATGATTCGTCCGGAAAGCGCGTGGCGATGACGCCAGATGCCGGTATGAGGACGGAATATAGCTACGACGGTGTTGGGCAAGTCACTCGGATATCCATGGGAGCGACCGCGTTCGCGTTCGACTACGATGCAGCGGGTCGACGTAGCGACATTCGTTATTCTAACGGTATTACTAAACACTTAGATCGAGACGCGCTGGGTAATGTCACGCTAGTCCGTTACCTTGGTAGGGATGAAGCGTTAATTCGTTCGATCGCATATACGTACGATGAAGCTGGGTTGCGGTCATCTCGAACCGATAGTGATGCTTCAAGCCTGGCGGACGATCCACAGGATTTCGCTTACCAGCAAGGCGGCCGTCTCGACGAAGCCAAGGGTCGAAAGAGGGCGTACGACGCCAACGGGAATACCGTTGGTATAGGATCGGCCCACTACGATTGGAATAGTAGAGATCAGCTCGTGGCGGTTAGCGACGGAGACCAGAGCGCTACCTTTACCTATGACCCAGTAGGTAGAAGGCATTCAAAAACAGTAAACGGCCGGACTACGACCTACCTCTATGACGGCTATATGGAGGTCGTCCAAAAGCATGATGGTGATTCCACGCAGTTACTCAATGGAGTGGATATCGATGAGCGCTTGGGCCTACTGGATCAAGGTGCCTTCGACTATTTTCTCACTGATCTCCAAGGTAGTGTTCTCGAAGAAGTAAATGAATCCGGCGCTTCAGTTTCGAAGCACACCTACGGGGCATACGGGACTACCGTAAGCACAGGCATGGATACGGGAAATCGTTTTCTTTACGCCGGCCGCGAGCTTGATATGCCAGGACTCTATTTCTATCGGGCGCGATACTATGATACCTCGTCGTCTCGCTTCCTCAGTGAGGATCCGATTGGTCTTTCGGGAGGTTCTAATCCGTACGCCTATGTTCTTGGGAATCCAATTTCCCTAATCGATCCACTTGGTGAGTCGGCTGACGGAACCATCGCATGTGACGGAAACGGCGGCTTCATGATCATCGGGGATTTGAGAGGTCCTAAGGGAGAATGCATTCGTCTGCACGAGCAGCGGCATATCGACGACTACCATAGCTGGTATCCGAGGCTGTGCAAGAACATGGAATACGGTGAGATGGTGGGTCCATACGTCACTGAACAGGCGAAAAATCCGCCCAAGAATACGCCGCAATATCCGATGCAAGAAAGCGAGTGCCATGCCTATCGGGTGAGCTACAAGTGTGACTCCCAATGTCCAGGATCCGAAAAGGAAGTGGCGCGGGATCTTAAGTGGCTTGCATACTACAAATGCGATGCATGGCATTGGTAA
- a CDS encoding cytochrome-c peroxidase, with amino-acid sequence MRPVLVITCLALALTGAGAFAFMHARASSARAADASQVALGQKLFADPRLSADGRTSCATCHIPGLAFSDGKMIATGIHGLPGTRNTPSLTTTIASQRTSFFWDGRRDRLEDAVMDPFSNPVEMGLHGRAAIATAATALPDYATWFPSGKETPLAEADQAIAAALASYLRQLPLPPTRFERFTRGETTALDEREKLGMRLFAGKGQCATCHVLEGAHLTDHDFHRSGVSMDDIAARLPELTQGVLSRNLGGAALGDRIATHADEAQLGHFAASHKVSDIETFATPSLREVRLTAPYMHDGSVPSLEAAVDREVYYRGLDTGYPIGLTAQERGDLMVFLKAL; translated from the coding sequence ATGCGCCCGGTCCTCGTCATCACGTGTCTAGCACTTGCCCTTACGGGGGCAGGCGCGTTTGCGTTCATGCATGCGCGAGCGTCATCAGCCAGAGCGGCGGACGCCAGCCAGGTGGCACTCGGTCAAAAGCTATTCGCCGACCCACGCCTTAGTGCGGATGGGCGAACCAGCTGCGCCACCTGCCATATCCCTGGATTGGCCTTCAGCGACGGCAAGATGATCGCTACGGGTATCCACGGCCTTCCGGGAACCCGCAACACGCCGTCCCTCACCACCACGATCGCATCACAGCGCACTTCGTTTTTCTGGGATGGACGACGTGACCGACTGGAAGATGCGGTGATGGATCCGTTTAGCAATCCGGTGGAAATGGGGCTTCACGGGCGGGCGGCGATCGCCACTGCGGCCACCGCCCTGCCCGACTACGCCACGTGGTTTCCCTCAGGCAAGGAAACGCCGCTCGCAGAGGCCGACCAGGCCATTGCCGCAGCTCTCGCCAGCTACCTGCGGCAACTACCCCTCCCTCCCACTCGCTTCGAGCGCTTCACGAGGGGCGAAACCACTGCGCTCGACGAGCGTGAAAAACTAGGCATGCGCCTCTTCGCGGGCAAAGGGCAATGCGCGACCTGCCACGTCCTTGAAGGCGCGCACCTCACCGATCACGACTTCCACCGCTCGGGTGTGAGCATGGATGACATCGCCGCGCGCCTGCCCGAACTGACGCAAGGCGTGCTATCGAGGAACCTCGGCGGTGCTGCTCTCGGTGATCGTATCGCCACGCATGCGGATGAAGCCCAGCTCGGCCACTTTGCCGCGAGCCATAAGGTTTCGGATATCGAGACGTTTGCTACGCCGTCACTACGCGAGGTGCGGCTGACCGCCCCCTATATGCATGACGGGAGCGTGCCGAGCCTCGAGGCGGCCGTTGACCGCGAGGTGTACTACCGTGGGTTGGATACGGGATATCCGATTGGGCTTACGGCGCAGGAGCGCGGGGATTTGATGGTGTTTTTGAAGGCGCTTTAG